The Novosphingobium kaempferiae genome includes a window with the following:
- a CDS encoding N-acetylmuramic acid 6-phosphate etherase has protein sequence MKTEALDPRYRDLDLWPTELAVEAMLEGQMAAIAAIQSQTLAIARAAEAAAERLGDEGRLVFVGAGTSGRLAVQDGTELYPTYGWPMERMAFLMAGGLDALTEAQEGAEDDAEAGRAEIDALRVGPNDVVIGVAASGRTPYTLAAVERAGELGAVTISVANNVGSVLLGAAQYPLCAVTGSEIVAGSTRMKAGTAQKAMLNLLSTAIMIRRGLVHEGRMVAMRISNAKLLQRGQGMVQDIAGVDADTAAHALQAAGNEIRLGVIVALGKSVAEGEALLRENGGNLRNALKALEGRD, from the coding sequence ATGAAAACCGAAGCGCTCGATCCCCGTTACCGCGACCTCGACCTCTGGCCGACCGAACTGGCCGTCGAGGCCATGCTGGAGGGGCAGATGGCGGCGATCGCCGCGATCCAGTCGCAGACCCTCGCCATCGCCCGCGCCGCCGAAGCCGCTGCCGAGCGGCTGGGCGACGAAGGTCGGCTGGTGTTCGTCGGAGCCGGAACCTCCGGCCGCCTCGCCGTGCAGGACGGGACCGAGCTCTACCCGACTTACGGCTGGCCGATGGAGCGCATGGCGTTCCTGATGGCAGGCGGCCTCGATGCGCTGACCGAGGCGCAGGAAGGGGCCGAGGACGATGCCGAGGCGGGACGCGCGGAGATCGACGCGCTCCGTGTCGGCCCGAACGACGTCGTGATCGGCGTCGCCGCGAGCGGTCGCACGCCGTATACGCTTGCCGCCGTCGAACGTGCCGGTGAACTGGGCGCAGTGACCATTTCGGTGGCGAACAATGTCGGCTCGGTGCTTCTAGGTGCCGCTCAGTACCCGCTGTGTGCAGTCACCGGCAGCGAGATCGTCGCCGGTTCCACCCGGATGAAGGCGGGCACCGCGCAGAAGGCGATGCTCAATCTGCTGTCCACCGCGATCATGATCCGCCGCGGCCTAGTCCATGAAGGGCGCATGGTGGCGATGCGCATATCGAATGCGAAGCTCTTGCAACGCGGGCAGGGCATGGTTCAGGATATCGCCGGGGTGGATGCCGACACGGCAGCACACGCGCTCCAGGCGGCGGGGAACGAGATCCGGCTCGGCGTGATCGTCGCGCTCGGCAAGTCTGTCGCCGAAGGAGAGGCACTGCTGCGTGAAAACGGCGGGAATCTGCGCAATGCCCTCAAGGCGCTGGAAGGGCGAGACTGA
- a CDS encoding TonB-dependent receptor plug domain-containing protein — MVKFNRNAVAMAALTAALAHAPAYAQTADDSATGSDIVVTGTRISLPGVKSSSPIASTGEEQIKLQSALTIEDFSTKIPQLSGGVRQGSQGSDAFGAQVLELRNFGQSRSLVLIDGTRAAPFSFRNSVDVNSIPASLIKRTDVLTGGAAAVYGADAVAGVVNFILNDEFEGLRGTATSRLSTHGGAQYGGSIMLGTGLGDRGNLVIAADYTQRDLIRAGQRDWAETPNQTIPSIGGVFTDVASGRKFGFTDDGAFTTNPSATSNVSDQYPLVSPLKRINVAALYKYEVTPQVEVYGRAMYTNTRTTETGTPGATPVSVNRTVSINQNNPFLTDAIRNQLTFVNGTAQVNVSRSLAELGLIEYHTERNTLQLQTGLRGPLTDAVKWNVYAQYGRSTENTLITGDGLVANNAGANNFASIVNTVNIFGPNSDGLAAALGTPINGFNRKRDQFVAAATLSGTLEELFSLPAGPIGFAVGVEYRRETADIDQDTALLTGNTYRQGVQAAYSGSFDVKELYGEVLIPVLHDLPLIRKLDVGGAYRLSDYNLFGTHGTWKVEGNWEVDSNVRVRGTYQRVLRTPNFGEFAGGVSSLPFSNLVTVDRLKPRYGGDPCVLGTGNAEQCARFGAPPVGSANSNAANYLTGNYYYGGNPDLKPETGYTTTAGVVITPTFVPGLTVTVDWYELDLKGAVGVIQPIAAITSCYITNPTAGNPLCGLVTRNADGTFKDAFVNNQNLGRLLQRGLDISASYTLRQDWLPGEGLRLSYQGNVVTSYKIQANSTVAAVQCKGTFGATCSSDGTTLVQPDYRHTVGLGMLLDKGVIQFDWQRIGKVRSSTVGSTETLSAQNTFDLSASYDFVEGVTMTAGVYNLFDKTPPRVSTGGVFNTFPDTYDILGRTIGLSLTAHI; from the coding sequence ATGGTTAAGTTCAACAGGAATGCCGTCGCCATGGCCGCGCTCACCGCCGCCCTGGCTCACGCGCCCGCCTATGCGCAGACCGCCGACGATTCGGCCACCGGCAGCGACATCGTCGTCACCGGCACCCGCATCTCGCTGCCCGGCGTCAAGTCGAGCAGCCCGATCGCCTCGACCGGGGAAGAGCAGATCAAGCTCCAGTCGGCGCTGACCATCGAAGACTTCTCGACCAAGATTCCCCAGCTTTCCGGCGGTGTTCGCCAGGGTTCGCAGGGCAGCGACGCATTCGGCGCGCAAGTCCTCGAACTGCGCAACTTCGGCCAGAGCCGCTCGCTGGTGCTGATCGACGGCACCCGCGCCGCGCCCTTCAGCTTCCGCAACTCGGTGGACGTGAACTCGATCCCCGCCTCGCTCATCAAGCGCACTGACGTGCTGACCGGCGGCGCGGCTGCGGTCTACGGCGCCGACGCGGTCGCGGGCGTGGTCAACTTCATCCTCAACGACGAGTTCGAGGGCCTTCGCGGCACCGCGACCAGCCGCCTCTCGACCCACGGCGGCGCGCAGTACGGCGGCTCGATCATGCTGGGCACCGGCCTCGGCGATCGCGGCAACCTCGTCATCGCGGCGGACTACACGCAGCGCGACCTGATCCGCGCCGGCCAGCGCGACTGGGCCGAGACCCCGAACCAGACCATTCCGAGCATCGGCGGCGTCTTCACCGACGTGGCGAGCGGCCGCAAGTTCGGCTTCACCGACGACGGCGCGTTCACCACCAACCCCTCGGCGACCTCAAACGTGTCGGACCAGTATCCGCTGGTCTCGCCGCTCAAGCGCATCAACGTCGCCGCGCTCTACAAGTACGAGGTCACGCCGCAGGTCGAGGTCTACGGCCGCGCGATGTACACCAACACCCGCACGACCGAGACCGGCACCCCAGGCGCGACGCCGGTGTCGGTGAACCGCACCGTCTCGATCAACCAGAACAACCCGTTCCTCACCGACGCGATCCGCAACCAGCTGACGTTCGTGAACGGCACGGCGCAGGTGAACGTCTCGCGCTCGCTCGCCGAACTCGGCCTGATCGAGTACCACACCGAGCGCAACACGCTGCAGCTCCAGACCGGCCTGCGCGGGCCGCTGACCGATGCGGTCAAGTGGAACGTCTATGCCCAGTACGGCCGCTCGACCGAGAACACGCTGATCACCGGTGACGGCCTCGTCGCCAACAATGCGGGCGCGAACAACTTCGCCTCGATCGTGAACACGGTGAACATCTTCGGCCCCAACTCGGACGGGCTTGCCGCGGCGCTGGGCACGCCGATCAACGGCTTCAACCGCAAGCGCGACCAGTTCGTCGCCGCCGCGACGCTGAGCGGCACGCTGGAGGAGCTGTTCTCGCTGCCCGCCGGTCCGATCGGCTTCGCGGTGGGCGTCGAGTACCGTCGCGAGACCGCCGACATCGACCAGGACACCGCGCTGCTGACCGGCAACACCTACCGCCAGGGCGTGCAGGCGGCCTACAGCGGCTCGTTCGACGTCAAGGAACTCTACGGCGAAGTGCTGATCCCGGTGCTGCATGACCTGCCGCTGATCCGCAAGCTGGACGTCGGCGGCGCCTACCGCCTGTCGGACTACAACCTGTTCGGCACCCACGGCACCTGGAAGGTCGAGGGCAACTGGGAAGTCGACAGCAACGTGCGCGTTCGCGGCACGTACCAGCGCGTGCTGCGCACCCCGAACTTCGGCGAATTCGCGGGCGGCGTCTCCTCGCTGCCGTTCAGCAACCTCGTCACCGTCGACCGGCTGAAGCCGCGCTACGGCGGCGATCCGTGCGTGCTGGGCACCGGCAATGCCGAGCAGTGCGCCCGGTTCGGCGCGCCGCCGGTGGGTTCGGCCAACTCCAACGCCGCGAACTACCTGACGGGCAACTATTACTACGGCGGCAACCCGGACCTGAAGCCGGAGACCGGCTACACGACCACTGCCGGCGTCGTCATCACCCCGACCTTCGTGCCGGGCCTGACCGTCACCGTCGACTGGTACGAGCTTGACCTCAAGGGCGCAGTCGGCGTGATCCAGCCGATCGCGGCCATCACCAGCTGCTACATCACCAACCCGACCGCCGGTAACCCACTGTGCGGCCTCGTGACCCGCAACGCCGACGGCACCTTCAAGGATGCCTTCGTCAACAACCAGAACCTCGGGCGCCTGCTGCAGCGCGGCCTCGACATCTCGGCCAGCTACACGCTGCGCCAGGACTGGCTGCCGGGCGAGGGCCTGCGCCTGAGCTATCAGGGCAACGTCGTCACCTCGTACAAGATCCAGGCGAACTCCACCGTCGCCGCGGTCCAGTGCAAGGGCACGTTCGGCGCCACCTGTTCGAGCGACGGCACCACGCTGGTGCAGCCGGACTACCGCCACACGGTCGGCCTCGGCATGCTGCTCGATAAGGGCGTGATCCAGTTTGACTGGCAGCGCATCGGCAAGGTGCGGTCGAGCACCGTCGGTTCGACCGAGACGCTCTCTGCCCAGAACACCTTCGACCTGTCGGCCTCGTATGACTTCGTCGAGGGCGTGACGATGACCGCAGGCGTCTACAACCTGTTCGACAAGACTCCCCCCCGCGTGTCGACGGGCGGTGTGTTCAACACCTTCCCCGACACCTACGACATCCTCGGGCGCACGATCGGCCTTTCGCTGACCGCGCACATCTGA
- a CDS encoding energy transducer TonB family protein, whose product MRTGSVEAEAAEGAGGYRPERQRGVALALTVLVFCLPGLLLVLLSWRSVPFSTPAAPHVAAFDVADRPREEDPAPDDPEPENPQKTESSEAVSPPQPQLPTPPVPSVVLAQSAAPSPPQKVEVQRAPAAATARPPAAKPRPSGGEPGPDTWQARVLGRLNAAKTYPASARARRQQGTVMVRFVLDRKGTVLSVSLEKSSGFAPLDREALALPKRTSPLPAPPESIAGERIELVVPVEFYF is encoded by the coding sequence ATGCGGACCGGCAGTGTAGAGGCGGAAGCGGCCGAAGGTGCCGGCGGCTATCGGCCCGAGCGCCAGCGTGGTGTCGCGCTGGCGCTCACCGTGCTCGTCTTCTGCCTCCCCGGGCTGCTGCTGGTGCTGCTCAGTTGGCGCTCGGTGCCGTTCAGTACACCCGCCGCACCGCACGTCGCCGCCTTCGATGTAGCCGACCGGCCGAGAGAGGAAGACCCGGCACCGGACGATCCGGAGCCCGAAAACCCGCAGAAAACCGAGAGTTCGGAAGCGGTCTCTCCACCTCAACCCCAACTGCCGACGCCGCCGGTCCCGTCCGTGGTGCTCGCCCAGAGCGCGGCGCCATCGCCGCCACAAAAGGTAGAGGTCCAGCGGGCTCCGGCAGCGGCAACGGCCCGTCCCCCGGCCGCAAAACCGCGGCCTTCCGGCGGTGAACCCGGCCCCGACACTTGGCAGGCCCGCGTCCTCGGCCGCCTGAACGCCGCCAAGACCTACCCCGCCTCCGCCCGCGCAAGACGGCAACAGGGCACCGTCATGGTGCGCTTCGTGCTCGACCGGAAGGGCACCGTTCTCAGCGTTTCGCTTGAGAAATCCTCAGGTTTTGCGCCGCTTGACCGGGAGGCTCTGGCCCTTCCAAAGCGCACCTCCCCGCTCCCTGCACCACCCGAAAGCATCGCAGGAGAGAGGATCGAACTGGTCGTACCGGTGGAATTCTACTTCTGA
- a CDS encoding GntR family transcriptional regulator, which translates to MRDIAWTRNDEGGPLYLQLARSLRDHISNGGIDPGGALPSERDLSEMAGMSRVTVRKGIEQLIDEGVLVRKQGSGTFVARRIETAGGKLSSFSDDTRSRGEAPGVVWINKTYAQPTEEEAAALEISVTARVARLGRVRLAGGEPLAIEHAVIPAQFLPDLDALGDSLYQALDRHGFRPTSGTQRVRASLATPTEAGILSVKQNSEVLRIERITRIPDGRIVEFTRSVYRGDRYEFVSELKDI; encoded by the coding sequence ATGCGTGACATTGCCTGGACCCGGAACGACGAGGGAGGTCCGCTCTACCTGCAACTGGCGCGCAGCCTGCGTGACCACATCAGCAATGGCGGCATCGATCCGGGCGGTGCGCTACCGTCCGAGCGCGATCTCAGCGAGATGGCGGGAATGTCGCGCGTCACCGTGCGCAAGGGCATCGAGCAGCTGATCGACGAGGGCGTGCTCGTCCGCAAGCAGGGCTCGGGCACGTTCGTCGCACGGCGGATCGAGACGGCGGGCGGCAAGCTCAGCAGCTTTAGCGATGACACGCGTTCGCGCGGCGAGGCGCCGGGCGTGGTGTGGATCAACAAGACTTACGCCCAGCCCACCGAGGAGGAAGCGGCGGCGCTGGAAATCTCCGTGACCGCCCGCGTGGCCCGCCTGGGCCGCGTGCGGCTTGCCGGTGGCGAGCCGCTGGCGATCGAGCATGCGGTGATCCCGGCGCAGTTCCTGCCCGATCTCGATGCCCTCGGCGACTCGCTCTATCAGGCGCTCGACCGGCACGGTTTCCGCCCGACTTCTGGCACCCAGCGCGTGCGCGCCTCGCTGGCGACTCCGACCGAGGCAGGCATCCTCAGCGTCAAGCAGAACTCCGAAGTCCTGCGCATAGAGCGCATCACCCGCATCCCCGATGGGCGCATCGTCGAATTCACCCGCTCGGTCTATCGCGGCGATCGCTACGAGTTCGTGAGCGAACTCAAGGACATTTGA
- a CDS encoding sensor domain-containing diguanylate cyclase, whose translation MQSNVSPWGEAAATAVAYFACASAALALTRFDGGVAVVWLAGAVLFAKLCATPRRRWSVLLVACIPAGVAASLLFGIRGIAGLALPTICIVEAYVAASLVKRAFPRFGGLKSVPEATIFLLIAGVAVPVSSGLLAAEFVHHARGISYWSAWRDWYAGHALGFIAFGPPLLLCLRGEARRWAESASHRRRMQAVGLLGLVFLASLVTFGQNEIPLVIVPFLPMIVATFRLGRFGAVFSIAILVIVGLSCSLLGHGPTTLLQASMAVKLQVLQIYFATIVLILLPLAAELKSRRRMIDRLHAAEALHRLVLDRMSDVVLRANVDGTVRYASPSAQQVTGYPPEELTGRALFNLIAPDDLPAVVEARRKALAEPDAATIVEYRVNHKNGTSVWVESHFRAMVDVDGRVTGTVSIIREVTQRRQMVEDLTRQAMTDPLTGASNRRAFDGALSALLLSDPLEGVLGCLAVFDLDHFKRINDLHGHAMGDAVLVRFVELLRAAVREGDLVARLGGEEFAVLLTGLTTEQARVVCERIRIRFEGTVIRDAVGGIIPVTVSVGISAMLPGQQAIDVLGAADGAMYRAKQEGRNRSAAA comes from the coding sequence ATGCAATCGAATGTTAGTCCTTGGGGCGAAGCGGCCGCGACCGCCGTCGCCTACTTCGCCTGCGCCTCGGCTGCACTGGCATTGACCCGCTTCGACGGCGGTGTCGCGGTCGTGTGGCTGGCGGGCGCAGTCCTGTTCGCCAAGTTGTGCGCCACGCCTCGCCGCCGCTGGAGTGTCCTGCTTGTGGCCTGCATTCCGGCGGGCGTCGCGGCTTCGCTGCTGTTCGGGATTAGAGGCATTGCAGGACTGGCCCTGCCGACGATCTGCATCGTCGAGGCCTATGTCGCCGCCTCGCTGGTAAAGCGGGCGTTTCCGCGCTTCGGCGGCCTGAAGTCGGTGCCCGAGGCGACGATATTCCTGCTGATCGCCGGTGTGGCCGTCCCCGTGTCGAGCGGACTGCTCGCGGCCGAATTCGTGCATCACGCTCGCGGCATTTCGTACTGGAGCGCCTGGCGTGACTGGTACGCCGGACATGCCCTCGGCTTTATCGCTTTCGGCCCGCCATTGCTGCTGTGTCTGCGCGGCGAGGCGCGCCGTTGGGCCGAATCCGCGTCCCATCGGCGGCGGATGCAGGCGGTTGGGCTGTTGGGGCTGGTTTTCCTCGCGTCGCTGGTGACGTTCGGCCAGAATGAGATACCGCTCGTCATCGTGCCGTTCCTGCCGATGATCGTCGCGACTTTCCGGCTTGGGCGGTTCGGCGCGGTATTCTCGATCGCCATTCTCGTGATCGTCGGCCTGAGCTGCTCGCTGCTGGGGCATGGACCGACGACGCTGCTGCAGGCCAGCATGGCCGTGAAGCTGCAGGTTCTGCAAATCTACTTCGCGACGATCGTGCTGATCCTGCTGCCGCTGGCTGCGGAACTGAAGTCACGTCGCCGCATGATCGACCGCCTTCACGCAGCCGAAGCGCTGCACCGGCTGGTGCTGGATCGGATGAGCGACGTCGTGCTGAGGGCCAATGTCGATGGCACGGTGCGCTATGCCTCGCCGTCGGCGCAGCAGGTCACCGGCTATCCGCCCGAAGAACTCACGGGTCGGGCGCTGTTCAATCTCATCGCGCCGGACGATCTGCCCGCCGTGGTCGAGGCGCGCCGCAAGGCTCTTGCAGAGCCGGACGCAGCGACCATCGTCGAGTATCGCGTCAACCACAAGAACGGCACCTCGGTGTGGGTGGAGAGCCATTTCCGGGCCATGGTGGATGTCGATGGTCGTGTGACCGGCACCGTGAGCATCATCCGCGAAGTCACGCAGCGGCGCCAGATGGTCGAGGATCTCACGCGTCAGGCGATGACCGATCCGCTGACGGGCGCCAGCAACCGGCGCGCTTTCGATGGTGCGCTCAGCGCGCTGCTGTTGTCCGATCCGCTCGAAGGGGTGCTCGGCTGCCTTGCCGTCTTCGACCTCGATCATTTCAAGCGCATCAACGACTTGCATGGTCACGCCATGGGCGACGCCGTGCTCGTTCGCTTCGTGGAACTGCTGCGCGCGGCGGTGCGGGAAGGCGACCTCGTCGCGCGACTGGGGGGCGAGGAATTCGCCGTCCTGCTCACCGGCCTGACGACGGAGCAGGCGCGGGTGGTGTGCGAGCGCATCCGCATCCGCTTCGAGGGCACCGTGATCCGCGATGCTGTCGGCGGGATCATCCCAGTCACCGTCAGCGTCGGCATCTCCGCCATGCTGCCCGGACAGCAGGCGATCGACGTGCTGGGCGCAGCGGACGGGGCGATGTACCGGGCGAAGCAGGAAGGCCGCAACCGCTCCGCTGCGGCCTGA
- a CDS encoding anhydro-N-acetylmuramic acid kinase has product MLVLGYMSGTSLDGVDAALVETDGERIAGFGPGFLSPYTDTERATVERATADALAWNGYGPAPASFAAAEAVVHEVHMRAAREVIAQAGQRPDLVGFHGQTVLHRPERQLSVQLGDAGRLADALGALVVAGMRQDDLMAGGQGAPLVPAYHAALAARLGLAGPVAFLNLGGVANVTFIGSDGGLVAFDTGPANGLIDQVVQARGAGRYDDGGRFAAAGRVDAGVLADLLAHEHFRGEGPKSLDRYDFPLEWADACLLEDAAATLTAFTADSVALAAASLPEVPRLWVVCGGGCHNPVLMQALRDRLGVCRTADELGLRSDFVEAEAMAFLAARSLRGLPLTYPDTTGVAAPLTGGTLWRPEAVPA; this is encoded by the coding sequence ATGCTGGTTCTGGGATACATGAGCGGGACGTCGCTGGACGGCGTCGACGCGGCGCTGGTCGAGACGGACGGGGAGCGGATCGCGGGTTTCGGGCCGGGTTTCCTGTCGCCCTACACCGACACCGAGCGCGCCACGGTGGAGCGCGCGACCGCCGATGCTTTGGCGTGGAACGGCTACGGCCCTGCGCCCGCAAGCTTCGCGGCGGCGGAGGCGGTCGTCCATGAAGTACACATGCGGGCGGCGCGCGAAGTGATCGCGCAGGCCGGGCAGCGGCCCGATCTCGTCGGTTTCCACGGGCAGACCGTGCTGCATCGGCCCGAGCGGCAGTTGTCGGTCCAGCTTGGCGATGCCGGGCGGCTGGCCGATGCGCTGGGCGCGCTGGTGGTGGCCGGGATGCGGCAGGACGATCTCATGGCAGGCGGGCAGGGCGCGCCGCTCGTTCCGGCCTATCACGCGGCGCTCGCGGCGCGGCTTGGGCTGGCGGGGCCGGTGGCGTTCCTCAATCTCGGAGGGGTGGCAAACGTCACGTTCATCGGCTCCGACGGCGGGCTGGTGGCCTTCGATACCGGGCCGGCCAACGGGCTGATCGACCAGGTCGTGCAGGCGCGCGGGGCCGGGCGCTACGACGATGGCGGGCGGTTCGCGGCGGCGGGGCGCGTGGATGCGGGCGTGCTGGCGGACCTGCTCGCGCACGAGCATTTCCGTGGAGAAGGGCCGAAGTCGCTTGACCGCTACGACTTTCCGCTCGAATGGGCCGACGCCTGCTTGCTGGAGGATGCGGCGGCGACGTTGACGGCGTTCACCGCGGATTCCGTGGCGCTGGCGGCAGCAAGCCTGCCGGAAGTGCCGCGGCTCTGGGTGGTCTGCGGTGGCGGGTGTCACAACCCGGTGCTCATGCAGGCGCTGCGCGACCGGCTCGGCGTCTGCCGCACGGCGGACGAGCTGGGCCTGCGCAGCGACTTCGTGGAGGCGGAGGCGATGGCCTTCCTCGCGGCCCGCTCGCTGCGCGGACTGCCGCTGACCTATCCGGACACCACCGGGGTCGCGGCTCCGCTCACCGGCGGCACCCTCTGGCGGCCGGAGGCAGTACCGGCCTGA
- a CDS encoding sodium:solute symporter has product MTLPFSMADWLVIAAYLLLLVAGGWIFTPRKTASAHDYFLAGGNVPAWLAAISVLSATQSAATFLGGPDYGYHGDLTYLSGNIGGLIGAIFVAHVMIPRFYAIKATTAYELLTMRFSEKATRWAGGMFLIGRVFAGGARVYLAAIALAMVITGTVEAQGIMIAAALLIVASVLFTFVGGLKSVLWNDLIQFVVYLGSAIAVVVFLRMSIPSSTGEIIHGLMNTPEGVNKLKLFDFSMDPSRPFSMLAIILGLSLLYIANSGMDQDTTQRLLACKDAKTGAKGLYLSVLATVPVVGMFIVIGLLLYVFYDRPDLMGGVTATAGSQFGGEKISIFMHYILTQLPGGLRGLVTIGICAAAVATTNSALNAMSSVLVQDFYRPWREKRGNPPEHHYVSAGRAGMGVIGFAMFVMAIVSFYWQRYTDMGLLEFALQVMVFTYAGLLGVYFTALFTGRGTTGSVIASLIVGFVTVLLLQPGIAHAIGMPEALSGLSFPFQLCIATVVAFVVCVAPAGSGKAIVQAEH; this is encoded by the coding sequence ATGACGCTGCCATTTTCCATGGCGGACTGGCTGGTGATCGCCGCCTACCTCCTTCTGCTCGTCGCGGGCGGGTGGATATTCACGCCGCGCAAGACCGCCTCGGCGCATGACTACTTTCTGGCGGGCGGCAACGTGCCCGCATGGCTGGCGGCGATCTCGGTGCTTTCGGCCACGCAGTCCGCCGCGACATTCCTCGGCGGGCCGGACTACGGCTACCACGGCGACCTCACGTACCTCTCCGGCAACATCGGCGGCCTGATCGGCGCGATCTTCGTCGCGCATGTGATGATCCCGCGCTTCTACGCGATCAAGGCGACGACAGCCTACGAACTGCTCACCATGCGCTTCAGCGAGAAGGCGACGCGGTGGGCGGGCGGCATGTTCCTGATCGGCCGCGTCTTCGCGGGCGGCGCGCGTGTGTACCTTGCGGCGATTGCGCTGGCGATGGTCATCACCGGCACCGTCGAGGCGCAGGGGATCATGATCGCGGCCGCGCTGCTGATCGTCGCGAGCGTGCTGTTCACCTTCGTCGGCGGTCTCAAGTCGGTGCTGTGGAACGACCTCATCCAGTTCGTCGTCTACCTCGGCTCGGCGATCGCGGTCGTCGTGTTCCTGCGGATGTCGATCCCTTCCTCGACCGGGGAGATCATCCACGGGCTGATGAACACGCCCGAGGGCGTCAACAAGCTCAAGCTGTTCGACTTCTCGATGGACCCGTCGCGTCCGTTCTCGATGCTGGCGATCATCCTCGGCCTGTCGCTGCTCTACATCGCCAACTCGGGGATGGACCAGGACACCACGCAGCGCCTGCTGGCCTGCAAGGACGCGAAGACCGGGGCGAAGGGGCTCTATCTCTCGGTGCTGGCGACGGTGCCGGTGGTGGGCATGTTCATCGTCATCGGCCTGCTGCTCTACGTCTTCTACGACAGGCCGGACCTGATGGGCGGCGTGACCGCCACCGCGGGCAGTCAGTTCGGCGGCGAGAAGATCAGCATCTTCATGCACTACATCCTCACCCAGCTTCCGGGCGGCCTGCGCGGCCTCGTCACCATCGGCATCTGCGCCGCCGCGGTGGCGACGACGAACTCGGCGCTCAATGCCATGTCCTCGGTGCTGGTGCAGGACTTCTACCGTCCGTGGCGCGAGAAGCGCGGCAATCCGCCCGAGCATCACTACGTTTCGGCGGGGCGTGCGGGGATGGGCGTGATCGGTTTCGCGATGTTCGTGATGGCGATCGTCTCGTTCTACTGGCAGCGCTACACCGACATGGGCCTGCTGGAGTTCGCGCTGCAGGTGATGGTGTTCACCTATGCGGGCCTGCTCGGCGTCTACTTCACCGCGCTGTTCACCGGGCGCGGGACGACGGGCTCCGTCATCGCCTCGCTCATCGTCGGGTTCGTCACGGTCCTGTTGCTTCAGCCCGGTATCGCCCATGCCATCGGGATGCCGGAAGCACTGAGCGGCCTGTCGTTCCCGTTCCAGCTCTGCATTGCCACCGTGGTGGCCTTCGTGGTCTGCGTGGCGCCTGCCGGTTCCGGCAAGGCGATCGTTCAGGCCGAACACTGA
- a CDS encoding SIS domain-containing protein has protein sequence MAREAREAPSRAAEQLRANTGLVREAGARLRDLAPPFAATLARGSSDQAAAFAKFLLETHAGVPTLSHAPSVGSLYHATSPHFANVPLIAISQSGRSPDLIAAAQDARDKGAVVIAIVNDTASPLAELAEIVIPVHAGPETSVAATKSFVCTLVALTHLVAEWSRDEALLAALDSVGDVLEQAAVADWTVAVPLLQQASEMLVLGRGPTLPIAGEAALKLKETSSLHAEAFSSAEVAHGPMTLVGAGDPVLVLAPLDVARTGLRERLDDFAARGASVIAAGLPEDIAPAGTILPFATDVHPVIGAIAQIQSFYGLAEALSLSRGRNPDSPPHLNKVTRTL, from the coding sequence ATGGCCCGAGAGGCCCGTGAAGCGCCTTCACGCGCCGCCGAACAGCTCCGAGCGAATACCGGTCTGGTCCGCGAGGCCGGAGCCCGCCTGCGCGACCTCGCCCCTCCCTTCGCCGCCACCCTCGCGCGCGGCAGTTCGGACCAGGCAGCGGCCTTCGCCAAGTTCCTGCTGGAGACGCACGCGGGCGTGCCGACGCTCAGCCATGCGCCCTCGGTCGGCTCGCTCTATCATGCGACCTCGCCGCACTTCGCGAACGTGCCGCTGATCGCGATCTCGCAGTCGGGCCGCAGCCCCGACCTCATCGCCGCCGCGCAGGACGCGCGCGACAAGGGGGCGGTGGTGATCGCTATCGTCAACGACACGGCATCGCCGCTGGCCGAACTGGCCGAGATCGTCATTCCCGTCCACGCCGGGCCGGAAACCAGCGTCGCGGCGACCAAGAGCTTCGTCTGCACGCTCGTCGCCCTCACCCACCTCGTCGCCGAGTGGAGCCGGGACGAGGCGCTGCTCGCCGCGCTCGACAGCGTGGGCGACGTGCTTGAACAGGCCGCCGTTGCCGACTGGACCGTGGCGGTGCCGCTGCTACAGCAGGCGAGCGAGATGCTCGTCCTCGGTCGCGGCCCGACGCTGCCGATCGCGGGCGAAGCCGCGCTCAAGCTGAAGGAGACATCGAGCCTGCATGCGGAAGCCTTCAGCAGCGCCGAAGTGGCGCATGGCCCGATGACGCTGGTGGGCGCAGGCGACCCGGTGCTGGTGCTCGCCCCGCTCGACGTCGCGCGCACCGGCCTGCGCGAGCGGCTGGACGACTTCGCCGCGCGCGGGGCCAGCGTGATCGCCGCCGGATTGCCGGAGGACATCGCGCCCGCCGGCACGATCCTGCCCTTCGCCACCGACGTCCATCCGGTCATCGGCGCGATCGCCCAGATCCAGAGCTTCTATGGGCTGGCCGAAGCGCTCTCCCTCTCGCGCGGGCGCAACCCGGATAGCCCGCCGCACCTCAACAAGGTGACGCGCACGCTATGA